From Halorhodospira halophila, one genomic window encodes:
- the cysK gene encoding cysteine synthase A — translation MTKTEGPAPESGRIYDDFVATIGRTPLVRLPRLGAEAGLAAELLAKLEMFNPLSSVKDRIALAMIEAAEAQGRITPGHSTLIEPTSGNTGIGLAFIAAARGYRLILTMPANMSTERRKLFAFYGARVELTDPAAGMRGAIDRADALLEEIPDSFQPAQFSNPANPRAHRCGTAEEIWRDTGGAVDGLIAGVGTGGTLTGVAGLLKERRPGFRAYAVEPAGSPVLSGGAPGPHGLQGIGAGFLPETLDAALVDETLQVEDAEALAMSRRVARLEGIPCGISSGAALAAAVRVAARPELAGQRLVVILASSAERYLSTPLFEGLDDEA, via the coding sequence ATGACAAAGACGGAGGGGCCCGCGCCGGAAAGCGGGCGGATCTACGACGACTTCGTGGCCACCATCGGCCGCACGCCCCTGGTGCGCCTGCCGCGGCTGGGCGCCGAGGCGGGGCTCGCCGCCGAGCTGCTGGCCAAGCTCGAGATGTTCAACCCGCTCAGCTCGGTCAAGGACCGCATCGCCCTGGCCATGATCGAGGCGGCGGAGGCGCAGGGGCGGATCACGCCGGGGCATTCAACGCTGATCGAGCCCACCTCGGGGAACACCGGCATCGGTCTGGCCTTCATCGCCGCGGCCCGGGGTTATCGGCTGATCCTGACCATGCCGGCGAACATGTCCACCGAGCGCCGCAAGCTCTTCGCCTTCTACGGCGCCCGGGTCGAACTGACCGACCCGGCGGCGGGCATGCGCGGCGCCATCGACCGGGCCGATGCACTGCTCGAGGAGATCCCCGACAGCTTCCAGCCGGCTCAGTTCAGCAATCCGGCCAATCCCCGCGCCCATCGCTGTGGTACCGCCGAGGAGATCTGGCGGGACACCGGTGGCGCTGTGGACGGGCTGATCGCCGGGGTGGGGACCGGCGGTACGCTGACCGGGGTCGCCGGTCTGCTCAAGGAGCGTCGGCCGGGGTTCCGCGCCTACGCTGTGGAACCGGCCGGCTCGCCGGTGCTCTCCGGCGGGGCACCCGGCCCTCACGGTCTGCAGGGCATTGGTGCCGGCTTCCTGCCGGAGACCCTGGATGCCGCGCTGGTGGATGAGACCCTGCAGGTGGAGGACGCTGAGGCGCTGGCCATGAGTCGTCGTGTGGCACGATTGGAGGGGATTCCCTGCGGGATCTCCAGCGGCGCGGCATTGGCGGCGGCGGTGCGGGTGGCCGCGCGCCCGGAGCTGGCCGGTCAGCGTCTGGTGGTCATCCTCGCCTCTAGCGCCGAGCGCTATCTTTCGACCCCGCTGTTCGAGGGGCTGGACGACGAGGCGTAA